From the genome of Thermogutta terrifontis, one region includes:
- a CDS encoding sugar phosphate isomerase/epimerase family protein, with protein sequence MKLAYSSNAYTRFSFAETAARIASLGYEGLELLADVPHAWPLSLLPADVDRLRSILEEHRLQISNINAFMMRGVSDVRQPYWHPSWIEPEPFYRAIRRDHTLRALHLAADLGAPGIQTEPGGPLPPGMTRRHALRIFYDELMPCVELAEKLGVNLLIEPEPGLLIERFEQFLEFISWIDSPAVGLNFDIGHAFCVGEDPQDWVETMARWTRHYHIEDISAERVHHHLVPGEGAIDFAAVISAIKRTGYDGWITVELYPYIDNPDEAGRRAREVLLPLVVGDPAGGHCAEKTSQNPGNQGRP encoded by the coding sequence ATGAAACTGGCCTACAGCAGTAACGCTTACACACGATTTTCTTTCGCGGAGACGGCTGCCCGCATCGCCTCCCTGGGATACGAGGGGCTGGAGCTTCTTGCGGATGTTCCCCACGCCTGGCCCCTCAGCCTGCTCCCGGCGGATGTGGATCGGTTGCGGAGCATTCTCGAAGAGCATCGCCTGCAAATTTCCAATATCAACGCGTTCATGATGCGGGGTGTCAGCGATGTCCGGCAACCGTACTGGCATCCGTCGTGGATCGAGCCGGAGCCGTTTTATCGGGCGATTCGGCGAGACCACACCCTCCGGGCGCTTCACCTGGCTGCTGATCTGGGGGCACCGGGAATTCAGACGGAGCCGGGAGGCCCCCTGCCCCCGGGAATGACCCGCCGCCATGCCCTGCGGATTTTTTACGATGAACTCATGCCCTGTGTCGAGCTTGCAGAAAAGCTTGGCGTCAATTTACTCATCGAGCCGGAACCGGGACTGCTGATCGAACGATTCGAGCAGTTCCTGGAGTTCATCTCGTGGATTGACTCGCCGGCTGTGGGACTGAATTTTGACATCGGCCATGCGTTTTGCGTGGGTGAAGACCCGCAAGACTGGGTGGAAACCATGGCCCGGTGGACCCGACACTACCACATCGAAGACATTTCCGCGGAACGAGTGCATCACCACCTGGTGCCAGGCGAGGGCGCCATCGACTTTGCGGCAGTGATTTCAGCCATCAAACGGACCGGCTACGATGGCTGGATCACGGTGGAACTCTATCCCTACATCGACAATCCCGACGAGGCAGGCCGACGTGCAAGGGAGGTTTTGCTGCCTCTTGTTGTGGGCGACCCAGCCGGTGGACATTGCGCTGAAAAAACGTCGCAAAACCCGGGCAACCAAGGGAGGCCGTGA
- a CDS encoding right-handed parallel beta-helix repeat-containing protein: MAVGLAAAIREQTGMILLERLGTGPCFETWQAVAYTGVPALVKVFREPWFLDAAELERFHDYLDELTMIAWHPHLNRLVDWWNVSGRLVLWYQEPGSEVLLGSWARSPVPTPPEKLFPSLTDIASALDYVGRMGSFHGYLKPHHLLESLGTRSLVETGLLPLRFYLWNRFRVRVSWEFVPPELQRGEKPSPTTDLYSLGLIYLMFRTGWLPAAQESPQVAQEDEVLVQVGRLEKWERDLVQPLLAPSPAERPQFSPLDWVLALRQRYFEMSSVPSGQKDVHHKVTELVLEDRELTTVELSRLQPGGTLWLTSHVYHLREPLVLWKPLRICGQGKKPARIVVHGCRVGMEILACGEVVLENLAFQHKGEEPADIVRVRAGKLLAERCDFKGNGADQGVNITERGEGIIRHCVFRGLDTGIAVGVHGRAQIENCRCEGNQFAGIVVNEHSQAVIANCEILENGEQGIYVGLHAAAELVDNRCLRNKDAGIAVFDSARVSVQRNACALNRGNGINIASAKHAILTDNTCSQNGEYGIGCYSGETVAITYNRCVGNLRGGIDLGELPSVQVRANTVAGNHGPGIEISTGLVSYESAEPEQKRVSAASVLVSVNVSSRNDGPGVWVRKEAQVTLRGNQCINNGGPGILFSDSSGGRATGNRCQGNAGGGIRVEDSAAPFLDGNLTEDENDPNTGMGKA, translated from the coding sequence ATGGCAGTGGGGCTAGCGGCTGCGATTCGCGAGCAAACGGGGATGATTCTCCTGGAACGGCTAGGGACGGGACCGTGCTTCGAAACCTGGCAGGCAGTGGCTTACACCGGAGTTCCTGCGCTGGTTAAAGTGTTCCGTGAGCCCTGGTTTTTAGACGCTGCGGAACTCGAACGCTTCCATGATTATCTCGACGAACTCACGATGATCGCTTGGCACCCGCACCTGAACCGACTCGTGGACTGGTGGAACGTCTCAGGCCGACTGGTCCTTTGGTACCAAGAGCCGGGTTCAGAAGTGCTTTTAGGCAGTTGGGCACGTTCCCCAGTTCCCACGCCACCTGAAAAACTCTTTCCTTCTCTCACGGATATAGCGAGTGCCCTCGATTATGTCGGCCGTATGGGGAGCTTTCATGGTTACCTCAAGCCCCATCATCTTTTGGAGTCCCTAGGGACTCGCTCCCTCGTCGAAACGGGACTTCTGCCTCTTCGTTTTTATCTTTGGAATCGCTTTCGTGTGCGCGTTTCCTGGGAATTTGTCCCGCCGGAACTCCAACGGGGTGAAAAGCCATCGCCGACCACGGACCTCTACTCGCTCGGATTGATTTACCTCATGTTTCGCACGGGATGGCTGCCGGCGGCCCAGGAGTCTCCGCAAGTCGCGCAAGAGGACGAGGTCCTCGTCCAAGTCGGAAGGCTGGAAAAATGGGAGCGGGATTTGGTGCAACCCCTTCTTGCTCCGTCCCCTGCAGAGCGGCCGCAGTTCAGCCCGCTCGATTGGGTGCTCGCCTTGCGGCAGCGCTATTTTGAGATGTCTTCGGTTCCCTCCGGTCAGAAAGACGTGCACCACAAAGTGACGGAACTCGTCCTCGAAGATCGCGAGCTTACAACCGTTGAGCTTTCCCGACTTCAGCCCGGGGGAACTCTCTGGCTGACGTCACACGTTTATCACCTCCGAGAACCACTCGTCCTCTGGAAACCGCTCCGCATTTGTGGGCAGGGGAAAAAACCAGCGCGGATTGTGGTGCATGGTTGCCGAGTAGGCATGGAAATTCTCGCCTGCGGTGAGGTGGTTCTGGAGAATCTCGCCTTCCAGCATAAAGGAGAGGAGCCTGCCGATATCGTGCGGGTTCGTGCTGGAAAGCTCCTCGCCGAGCGCTGTGACTTCAAGGGGAATGGGGCGGATCAAGGAGTCAACATTACGGAACGAGGGGAGGGCATCATCCGCCACTGTGTATTTCGTGGCCTTGACACGGGAATCGCTGTAGGCGTTCATGGTCGCGCACAGATTGAGAACTGCCGCTGTGAGGGGAACCAATTTGCCGGGATTGTGGTTAACGAACATAGTCAGGCCGTCATCGCCAACTGTGAGATTCTGGAAAACGGGGAACAGGGGATCTACGTCGGGCTCCATGCCGCAGCCGAATTGGTGGATAATCGCTGTCTTCGCAACAAAGACGCTGGGATTGCCGTATTTGACTCGGCGCGGGTAAGCGTCCAGCGCAACGCGTGCGCACTCAATCGAGGAAACGGGATCAACATTGCCTCGGCAAAGCATGCGATCCTCACGGACAATACGTGTTCGCAAAACGGAGAATATGGGATCGGTTGTTACTCAGGTGAGACGGTCGCCATCACTTACAACCGGTGTGTTGGAAATCTCCGGGGGGGCATCGACTTAGGGGAGCTTCCCTCAGTTCAGGTGAGAGCCAATACGGTGGCTGGAAATCACGGGCCCGGTATCGAGATCTCCACCGGGTTAGTCAGTTATGAGTCGGCCGAACCTGAACAGAAACGCGTTTCCGCGGCGAGTGTCCTCGTCAGCGTAAACGTGTCTAGCCGCAATGACGGACCGGGCGTGTGGGTCCGCAAGGAGGCACAGGTGACACTGAGAGGAAATCAATGCATAAATAACGGAGGGCCGGGCATCCTCTTTTCCGACTCGAGCGGTGGCCGGGCAACAGGTAATCGATGCCAGGGGAATGCAGGCGGCGGGATTCGCGTAGAAGACTCGGCGGCTCCTTTTCTGGATGGCAACCTGACAGAAGACGAGAATGACCCAAACACTGGAATGGGAAAAGCCTAG
- a CDS encoding ABC transporter permease — translation MIPLRQYLLVFGTFARNSLIRDMTFRANFIIEFLSSLSWVFMNLGFYILIFRYTPSLGVGTGWGKYEFFAFTGTGLMINSLAAMLFMTNADNFGNFVRQGNLDFLLLKPIDTQFIVSLQRVEWSSSGNFLVGLFLLLYSLRQMNYVPSAITTALYIVYIICGLLILYSLMFMMASTSVWLGRNETLFDFWFYIVNFARYPMEIYEGRFGRPFRWFFTFIIPVLVAVNVPARFIARPLKPQTAQDWALAGFTIVATVAMLVLCRLVFLAALRSYRSASS, via the coding sequence GTGATTCCGTTGCGACAGTATCTACTCGTGTTTGGCACATTTGCCCGCAACAGTCTTATTCGGGACATGACTTTCCGGGCTAATTTTATCATCGAATTTCTTTCTTCCCTTTCCTGGGTGTTTATGAACCTGGGTTTTTATATCCTCATCTTTCGATATACGCCGTCCCTGGGCGTCGGGACCGGCTGGGGCAAATATGAGTTTTTTGCCTTCACCGGCACGGGCCTGATGATCAACAGCCTGGCCGCCATGCTTTTCATGACAAACGCCGATAATTTCGGCAATTTTGTCCGCCAGGGGAACCTGGATTTTCTTCTCCTCAAACCGATCGACACGCAGTTTATTGTGTCGCTTCAAAGAGTCGAATGGTCTTCGTCGGGAAATTTTCTCGTCGGGCTGTTTTTGCTGCTTTATTCGCTGAGGCAGATGAATTATGTGCCTTCGGCCATCACAACAGCCCTCTATATCGTGTATATAATCTGCGGCTTGCTGATACTGTATTCGCTGATGTTTATGATGGCGTCCACCAGTGTGTGGCTCGGGCGAAATGAAACGCTCTTCGATTTCTGGTTCTACATTGTCAACTTTGCGCGGTATCCCATGGAGATTTATGAAGGTCGTTTCGGCCGACCTTTCCGCTGGTTTTTCACATTTATCATTCCCGTTCTTGTGGCGGTGAACGTCCCGGCTCGCTTCATTGCCCGGCCCCTCAAACCGCAAACAGCCCAGGACTGGGCACTGGCGGGATTTACGATTGTGGCCACCGTCGCGATGCTTGTGCTCTGTCGGTTGGTCTTTCTTGCCGCACTCCGCAGCTATCGGAGCGCAAGCAGTTAG
- a CDS encoding ABC transporter permease, which produces MSTVPFDINTFSRRILGRCRLWGTILRISIQERIVYRGDFMLGTLMRFLPIVTQMFLWAAVFAAVPGNSGGETRIVGYRYQDMVAYYLLTMLSRAFSSMPGLASGITREIREGGIKKFLIQPIGLLEFLFFYRVAHKLVYYSIAAVPFAIVFYLCRGFFLHTPHGWEWAAYVASLIMAFLLGFFLEATIGLLGFWFLEVSSLLFIYMLLSFFFSGHMFPIDMLPQPFYTIVRMIPLQYLAYFPSAVFLGKVRGEELVMGLLIQAAWVVTFMVLAKLTLQRGLKRYSGFGG; this is translated from the coding sequence ATGAGCACAGTTCCTTTCGACATCAACACTTTCTCCCGGCGAATTCTCGGTCGATGTCGCCTCTGGGGGACCATTCTCCGCATCAGCATTCAGGAGCGGATTGTCTACCGCGGCGACTTCATGCTGGGCACGCTCATGCGTTTTCTCCCCATCGTCACACAAATGTTTCTCTGGGCGGCCGTCTTCGCGGCAGTACCGGGCAATTCTGGCGGGGAAACGCGCATCGTGGGTTACCGCTACCAGGATATGGTGGCCTACTACCTCCTGACGATGCTCAGCCGCGCGTTCTCCAGCATGCCGGGCCTGGCCTCCGGCATCACTCGCGAAATTCGTGAAGGCGGCATCAAAAAGTTTCTTATTCAGCCAATTGGGCTGCTGGAATTTTTATTTTTCTATCGGGTTGCGCACAAACTCGTTTATTACAGCATTGCCGCGGTGCCGTTTGCCATTGTCTTTTATCTCTGTCGCGGATTTTTTCTCCATACGCCCCACGGCTGGGAATGGGCCGCCTATGTTGCCTCTTTGATAATGGCCTTTCTTCTCGGTTTTTTCCTCGAAGCCACCATCGGACTTTTGGGATTCTGGTTTCTGGAAGTAAGCTCCCTTTTATTCATTTATATGCTTTTGAGTTTTTTCTTTTCCGGGCACATGTTTCCCATTGACATGCTGCCACAACCGTTTTACACCATCGTGCGGATGATACCGCTGCAGTACCTCGCTTATTTTCCGAGTGCCGTGTTTCTGGGAAAGGTACGGGGTGAAGAACTGGTGATGGGACTGCTCATTCAGGCGGCCTGGGTGGTCACCTTTATGGTGCTCGCCAAGCTGACCCTTCAACGTGGCCTGAAGCGGTACAGCGGCTTCGGAGGTTGA
- the rimO gene encoding 30S ribosomal protein S12 methylthiotransferase RimO yields the protein MSEPLPQIPLHPNPLATSGQLETEARPSGGPSQGGPRGKCSMIALGCPKNLVDGERILGLLRDAGWELEPNPERADVVVVNTCGFLRSAREESFEAIEEMLKLKKRGKIRGVIVAGCLAERDRDALLDRFPEVDQVIGVFSRDEITRAIARIESGIQEQRTIFQPASVVPLDDRRRLRVTPRHLAYLKISEGCDRLCTFCTIPHIRGRHVSKPMELILAEARELAADGVKELVIVAQDTTYYGMDLVGRPLLAELLSQLREIPGFTWIRLMYLYPMYFTDELIGVLREGGPIIPYLDLPLQHINDTILRRMKRRVTRAETEALLARLRESIPQLVLRTTMIVGFPGETEAQFQELVEFVRKQRFERLGVFEYSREPGTPAARLKDHLPRRVIRARREYLMEVQQEIAFEWARSQVGRKMTVLLDQRHPDQKDVWLGRTYADAPEIDGAVYVTGRNLSPGQFVECEIVAAEGYDLVAAPLAEDAAVAS from the coding sequence ATGAGTGAACCACTTCCGCAGATTCCTCTTCATCCGAACCCATTGGCGACGTCGGGACAGCTTGAGACGGAGGCTCGGCCGAGCGGCGGGCCATCACAGGGAGGACCTCGGGGTAAATGCAGCATGATTGCCCTGGGATGCCCGAAAAACCTCGTGGACGGGGAACGGATCCTCGGGCTGCTCCGCGATGCCGGCTGGGAGCTTGAACCGAACCCTGAAAGGGCCGATGTGGTCGTGGTCAACACGTGTGGTTTTCTCCGCTCCGCGCGGGAAGAATCCTTCGAGGCCATCGAGGAGATGCTCAAGCTGAAAAAGCGGGGCAAGATTCGAGGAGTTATTGTGGCGGGATGTCTCGCCGAACGAGACCGCGACGCGCTTCTCGACCGATTTCCGGAGGTGGATCAGGTCATCGGCGTGTTCAGCCGGGATGAAATCACCCGGGCGATTGCCCGCATTGAATCGGGAATTCAGGAACAGCGGACAATCTTTCAACCGGCGAGTGTGGTTCCGCTGGATGATCGTCGGCGGCTGCGGGTGACGCCGCGTCATCTGGCCTATCTGAAGATTTCCGAGGGCTGCGACCGACTCTGCACATTTTGCACCATTCCCCATATTCGGGGACGCCACGTGAGCAAGCCGATGGAGTTGATTCTGGCCGAGGCCCGGGAACTTGCGGCCGACGGCGTGAAAGAGTTGGTGATCGTTGCCCAGGACACCACCTACTACGGGATGGACCTGGTGGGGCGGCCGCTGCTTGCGGAACTTCTCAGCCAATTGCGGGAGATTCCCGGCTTCACATGGATCCGGCTCATGTATCTCTATCCGATGTATTTCACGGATGAGTTAATCGGCGTCCTCCGCGAAGGTGGCCCGATCATCCCTTATCTCGATCTGCCGCTCCAGCACATCAATGACACGATTCTGCGGCGGATGAAACGCCGCGTGACACGTGCCGAAACGGAGGCCCTGTTGGCGCGTTTACGGGAAAGCATTCCCCAGCTCGTTCTGAGAACGACAATGATCGTGGGCTTTCCGGGGGAGACGGAAGCTCAGTTCCAGGAGTTGGTGGAGTTTGTCAGGAAACAGCGCTTCGAGCGACTGGGAGTTTTTGAGTATTCGCGTGAGCCGGGGACTCCCGCCGCCCGGCTCAAAGATCACCTTCCCCGCCGTGTCATCCGTGCCCGGCGCGAGTACCTCATGGAGGTGCAGCAGGAGATCGCGTTTGAATGGGCGCGGTCTCAGGTTGGCCGAAAAATGACGGTCCTCCTTGACCAGCGCCATCCGGACCAGAAAGATGTCTGGCTGGGACGCACTTATGCGGATGCCCCAGAGATCGACGGGGCGGTTTATGTGACCGGGAGGAATCTGTCGCCCGGCCAGTTCGTGGAGTGCGAAATTGTGGCCGCGGAGGGATACGACCTTGTGGCTGCCCCGCTGGCGGAAGATGCAGCCGTGGCTTCCTGA
- a CDS encoding ABC transporter ATP-binding protein, which translates to MSAIEICNLSKTYRVSRKKEGLWAAVRGLLRPEYEVIHAVRSISLTVERGEFVAFLGPNGAGKTTTLKLLSGIITPTAGTATVLGHVPWKRENSYRRRFALVMGQKNQLWWDLPAAESFRLHQQIYQIPPDQFTRTRDELTEMLGVRHLIHRPVRELSLGERMKMELIAALLHSPEVLFLDEPTIGLDVVAQYTIQQFLREYQAQKKTTVILTSHYMKDVAALCRRVVVIFDGRIIYDGSLSSLVDHLGAYKIITIRFANGTPAGDLGRFGQVILREPPRIKLRVPRTEATEIVRAILAQYTAEDVSVEDPPLEELIATLFTSAHRTGEESLVPSPLHSLDE; encoded by the coding sequence ATGAGCGCGATTGAAATCTGTAATCTGTCGAAGACCTACCGAGTCAGCCGAAAGAAAGAAGGCCTTTGGGCGGCCGTCCGGGGGCTGTTGCGCCCAGAGTACGAGGTGATTCACGCCGTCCGATCCATCAGTCTGACGGTGGAACGGGGCGAATTCGTTGCCTTTCTCGGCCCTAATGGTGCGGGGAAGACGACCACCCTCAAGCTGCTATCGGGAATCATCACCCCCACCGCGGGAACGGCCACCGTGCTCGGCCATGTGCCATGGAAGCGGGAAAACTCCTACCGACGACGATTCGCCCTCGTGATGGGTCAGAAAAATCAGCTTTGGTGGGACCTCCCGGCTGCCGAGTCGTTCCGCCTGCATCAGCAAATCTACCAGATTCCACCCGACCAATTCACCCGCACCCGTGATGAATTGACGGAAATGCTGGGCGTTCGGCATCTCATTCACCGCCCGGTGCGGGAGCTGTCACTGGGCGAACGCATGAAGATGGAACTCATTGCGGCTCTCCTGCACTCGCCCGAAGTTTTGTTCCTGGATGAACCGACCATTGGGCTCGACGTGGTGGCCCAATACACCATTCAGCAGTTTCTCCGAGAGTACCAGGCCCAGAAGAAAACCACCGTCATCCTGACCAGCCACTACATGAAGGATGTGGCGGCCCTGTGCCGAAGGGTCGTCGTTATCTTCGATGGTCGCATCATTTACGATGGCTCGCTGAGCAGCCTGGTCGATCATCTCGGGGCGTACAAAATCATCACAATCCGCTTTGCCAACGGAACGCCCGCCGGCGATCTTGGTCGCTTCGGCCAGGTGATCCTCAGGGAGCCGCCGCGGATCAAGCTTCGGGTACCACGGACGGAGGCCACGGAAATCGTGCGCGCCATCCTGGCGCAGTACACTGCTGAAGACGTCAGCGTCGAGGACCCGCCCCTGGAGGAACTGATCGCCACGTTGTTCACCTCCGCCCATCGTACGGGAGAAGAATCCCTCGTACCTTCCCCTTTACATTCCCTGGATGAGTAG
- a CDS encoding UbiA family prenyltransferase, with translation MTRIRQSAGQATRDRRFVGPAESFRAYCQLIRLPNLFTAAADVLAGFFLCHSPITPESLSFLWPLVFAGVTFYAAGVVLNDWVDREIDARERPQRPIPSGFVPASMAFWLGWGFLMVAVVLSAYVAWRAGTVRPILVALFLAAAIVVYNFVMKKTFLGPAVMGTCRGINFVLGTTLSPWNCAWLPLPVGMAVYVAGITAFARTEADTPHRGWLAGGLATMMAGLAIITGYAVTAERFVIDSWRWYALLGILAGWMLLRGIWVLAAPSPARVQRLVTQAVMGIIILDAAVVFTAHGPLGALPVLALILPATWAGRWIAST, from the coding sequence GTGACCCGCATCAGACAGTCTGCTGGGCAGGCAACTCGAGATCGCCGATTTGTGGGGCCGGCCGAGTCCTTTCGGGCATACTGTCAACTTATTCGGTTACCCAACCTGTTTACCGCCGCGGCCGACGTGCTGGCAGGATTCTTCCTGTGTCATTCCCCCATCACGCCGGAAAGCCTGTCGTTCCTCTGGCCGCTTGTGTTCGCGGGCGTGACTTTTTATGCCGCCGGTGTGGTTCTCAACGATTGGGTCGATCGAGAGATTGATGCCCGGGAACGGCCCCAGCGTCCCATTCCCTCGGGATTCGTCCCCGCCTCGATGGCCTTCTGGTTGGGATGGGGATTCTTGATGGTGGCGGTGGTGCTCAGCGCCTATGTGGCCTGGCGTGCGGGAACGGTGCGACCGATCCTCGTGGCCCTTTTTCTGGCTGCGGCCATAGTCGTCTACAACTTCGTGATGAAAAAAACTTTTTTGGGCCCTGCCGTAATGGGGACGTGTCGCGGGATTAACTTCGTCCTTGGCACCACGCTGTCACCGTGGAACTGCGCGTGGCTGCCGCTGCCGGTGGGAATGGCGGTTTATGTCGCGGGAATTACAGCGTTTGCCCGAACCGAGGCCGACACCCCCCACCGTGGCTGGCTCGCCGGCGGGCTGGCGACGATGATGGCAGGTCTTGCCATAATCACCGGATACGCGGTCACAGCGGAGCGATTTGTGATCGATTCCTGGCGGTGGTACGCCCTCCTGGGCATCCTGGCCGGCTGGATGCTGTTGCGTGGGATATGGGTCCTTGCGGCACCGTCACCAGCGCGGGTACAGCGGCTCGTCACCCAGGCCGTCATGGGGATTATCATTCTGGATGCGGCCGTGGTGTTCACAGCCCATGGTCCGCTGGGTGCCCTGCCCGTGCTGGCCCTGATTCTTCCGGCCACCTGGGCCGGTCGCTGGATTGCTAGCACCTAA
- a CDS encoding sugar phosphate isomerase/epimerase family protein, with the protein MYLGYNTNGLVHHEPVTAIRGLAEIGYRGVALTIDHYLLSPSNPHWQRQLHEIRDVLDRLEMRCVIETGARYLLDPWRKHEPSLISPTPAERQRRMQFYRHALCCAVALNADCLSIWSGIRHPEVAENDAWSWLTEGLKRLCDEAAAFGMPIGLEPEPGMFIDTVQRFDELRERSPDTGCRLTLDVGHVICQQEGKLSDIITLHGSLLVNVHIEDMRRGVHEHLMFGEGELDIAEVFTALRQVRYGKGVYVELSRHSHLGFDAARRAYEALRPFVEQAG; encoded by the coding sequence ATGTACCTGGGTTACAACACCAACGGTCTTGTCCATCACGAGCCGGTGACGGCCATCCGCGGATTGGCGGAAATTGGATACCGTGGTGTCGCCCTGACCATTGATCACTACCTCCTTTCGCCATCGAATCCCCACTGGCAACGGCAACTGCACGAGATTCGCGATGTCCTCGATCGGCTGGAGATGCGGTGCGTTATCGAAACCGGGGCGCGATATCTCCTCGACCCCTGGCGGAAGCATGAGCCGAGTCTCATCTCGCCCACTCCAGCGGAACGACAGCGGCGGATGCAGTTCTATCGCCACGCCCTTTGCTGCGCTGTGGCGCTGAACGCCGATTGTCTATCAATTTGGTCGGGCATCAGGCACCCAGAAGTCGCGGAGAATGATGCGTGGAGCTGGCTCACAGAGGGCCTGAAACGTCTCTGCGACGAGGCGGCCGCATTCGGTATGCCGATCGGTTTGGAGCCCGAACCGGGAATGTTTATTGACACCGTCCAACGATTCGACGAACTCCGCGAGCGCTCGCCCGACACAGGATGTCGGCTCACTCTCGATGTGGGTCACGTCATTTGCCAGCAGGAGGGAAAGCTGAGCGACATCATCACGCTCCACGGTTCGCTCCTGGTCAATGTGCATATCGAAGACATGCGCCGCGGCGTTCACGAACATCTCATGTTCGGCGAAGGAGAGCTGGACATTGCGGAGGTGTTCACAGCCCTCCGTCAGGTTCGCTACGGCAAAGGAGTTTATGTGGAGCTGAGTCGCCACAGCCATCTGGGGTTCGACGCGGCGCGGCGGGCCTACGAAGCGTTGCGGCCGTTTGTCGAACAAGCGGGCTGA
- a CDS encoding sulfatase, whose protein sequence is MRAAVMWLVCLGAGLWGLASRAAEPSQRPNFLIIMADDCTYNDLPVYGGKNAFTPNIDRLAREGLVFDRAYLSMAMCQPCRAELYTGLYPMRNGCCWNHSASRPGIRSLAHYLSALGYRTGLAGKVHVEPKTVFPFEDVPGFCPNCTADPTPPHNVEGIREFMTRKNDQPFCLIVALVEPHVPWVMGDRSRYPVRNLKLPPHIADTPKTREDFAAYLAEITYMDSQVGDILRVLDEAGLRDSTLVLFTSEQGAQFPGCKWTNWNLGVHTALIARWPGHVPAGRRTAALVQYADVAPTLIELAGGNPADFGPLDGTSFREVLLGLKDEHRRYAYFAHNNFPEGPPYPIRSVTDGEWHYIRNLTPQEVYIEKHVMGQLGGATPHNKYWPTWMAHSWNNPTIYGLVKRYMVRPAEELYRLSEDPYEMTNLADRAEFAEIKARLAKELDRWLAEQKDPGVPLDTPEAHKAMKEGQPLF, encoded by the coding sequence ATGCGTGCGGCTGTGATGTGGCTTGTGTGTTTGGGTGCGGGCTTGTGGGGCCTAGCGTCGAGAGCGGCGGAACCGTCGCAGCGGCCCAATTTTCTCATCATCATGGCGGATGACTGCACCTACAACGATTTACCCGTGTACGGCGGGAAAAACGCTTTCACCCCCAACATTGATCGGCTTGCTCGGGAGGGATTGGTCTTTGATCGGGCGTATTTGAGCATGGCGATGTGTCAGCCCTGCCGGGCCGAACTCTACACCGGCCTTTATCCGATGCGGAACGGGTGTTGCTGGAATCACTCGGCGTCGCGGCCGGGGATTCGCAGTCTGGCCCATTACCTTTCCGCGCTGGGCTACAGGACGGGGCTGGCGGGGAAGGTCCATGTCGAACCGAAAACGGTTTTTCCATTCGAAGACGTCCCGGGATTTTGCCCGAATTGCACCGCCGACCCTACGCCTCCGCACAATGTCGAGGGGATTCGAGAATTCATGACGCGGAAGAACGATCAACCCTTCTGCCTGATTGTGGCGTTGGTGGAGCCGCACGTTCCCTGGGTGATGGGGGATCGTTCCCGCTACCCGGTGCGGAACCTCAAGCTGCCGCCTCACATCGCGGACACACCGAAAACGCGGGAAGACTTTGCCGCGTATCTGGCGGAGATCACCTACATGGACAGTCAGGTGGGAGATATCCTGCGGGTGCTGGATGAAGCAGGGCTCCGCGATTCGACGCTCGTGCTGTTCACCTCGGAGCAGGGGGCCCAATTCCCCGGTTGCAAATGGACGAACTGGAACCTTGGGGTCCACACGGCGCTCATCGCGCGATGGCCGGGGCACGTGCCCGCCGGACGCCGGACAGCCGCCCTTGTGCAGTACGCGGACGTGGCCCCCACGCTCATTGAGCTTGCGGGCGGCAATCCCGCGGATTTTGGCCCCTTGGACGGGACGAGCTTTCGCGAAGTGCTGCTGGGCCTGAAAGACGAACATCGCCGGTACGCCTATTTTGCCCACAATAATTTTCCGGAAGGCCCGCCGTACCCCATTCGCTCCGTCACTGACGGCGAATGGCACTACATCCGCAATCTCACCCCGCAGGAAGTCTATATCGAGAAACACGTTATGGGTCAGCTCGGCGGTGCCACACCTCACAACAAGTACTGGCCGACGTGGATGGCCCACTCGTGGAACAATCCCACGATTTATGGGTTGGTCAAGCGCTACATGGTGCGTCCGGCAGAAGAGTTGTATCGGCTTTCGGAAGACCCTTATGAGATGACCAATCTTGCCGATCGGGCCGAGTTCGCCGAGATCAAGGCCCGGCTGGCCAAAGAACTCGATCGCTGGCTGGCGGAGCAAAAAGACCCAGGCGTGCCGCTCGACACCCCCGAGGCTCACAAAGCCATGAAGGAGGGACAGCCACTTTTTTGA